The Canis aureus isolate CA01 chromosome 11, VMU_Caureus_v.1.0, whole genome shotgun sequence genome has a segment encoding these proteins:
- the CYP2D6 gene encoding cytochrome P450 2D6 isoform X2 — translation MGLLTGDTLGPLAVAVAIFLLLVDLMHRRRRWATRYPPGPTPVPMVGNLLQMDFQEPICYFSQLQGRFGNVFSLELAWTPVVVLNGLEAVREALVHRSEDTADRPPMPIYDHLGLGPESQGRPFGPGALLNKAVGNVISSLTYGRRFEYDDPRLLQLLELTQQALKQDSGFLREALNSIPVLLHIPGLASKVFSAQKAFITLTNEMIQEHRKTRDPTQPPRHLIDAFVDEIEKAKGNPKTSFNEENLCMVTSDLFVAGMVSTSITLTWALLLMILHPDVQRRVQQEIDEVIGREQLPEMGDQTRMPFTVAVIHEVQRFGDIVPLGVPHMTSRDTEVQGFLIPKGTTLITNLSSVLKDEKVWKKPFRFYPEHFLDAQGHFVKHEAFMPFSAGRRVCLGEPLARMELFLFFTCLLQRFSFSVPAGQPRPSDHGVFTFLKVPAPFQLCVEPR, via the exons ATGGGGCTGCTGACCGGGGACACGCTGGGGCCCCTGGCCGTAGCCGTGGCCATCTTCCTGCTCCTGGTAGACCTGATGCACCGGCGCAGGCGCTGGGCCACACGCTACCCGCCAGGCCCCACGCCAGTGCCCATGGTGGGCAACCTGCTGCAGATGGACTTCCAGGAACCAATCTGCTACTTCAGCCAG CTGCAGGGCCGCTTCGGAAACGTGTTCAGCCTGGAGCTGGCCTGGACGCCGGTGGTCGTGCTCAACGGCCTGGAGGCGGTGCGCGAGGCCCTGGTGCACCGCAGCGAGGACACTGCCGACCGCCCACCGATGCCGATCTATGACCACCTGGGTTTGGGGCCAGAATCCCAAG GCCGCCCCTTCGGCCCCGGCGCGCTGCTGAACAAGGCGGTGGGCAACGTGATCTCGTCGCTCACCTACGGGCGCCGCTTCGAGTACGACGACCCGCGGCTGCTCCAGCTGCTGGAGCTCACCCAGCAGGCGCTGAAGCAGGACTCCGGCTTCCTGCGTGAG GCCCTGAACTCCATCCCCGTGCTCCTGCACATCCCGGGACTGGCCAGCAAGGTCTTCTCCGCGCAGAAGGCCTTCATAACCCTGACAAATGAAATGATCCAGGAGCACAGGAAGACCCGGgaccccacccagccaccccgaCACCTGATCGACGCCTTCGTGGATGAGATAGAAAAA GCCAAAGGGAACCCCAAGACCAGCTTCAATGAGGAGAACCTGTGCATGGTGACCTCTGACCTGTTCGTCGCTGGGATGGTGTCCACCTCAATCACGCTGACCTGGGCCCTCCTGCTCATGATCCTGCACCCGGACGTGCAGC GACGTGTCCAGCAGGAGATAGATGAGGTGATAGGGCGGGAGCAGCTACCAGAGATGGGAGACCAGACCCGTATGCCCTTCACCGTGGCCGTGATCCATGAGGTGCAGCGTTTTGGGGACATCGTCCCACTCGGTGTGCCCCACATGACGTCCCGAGACACTGAAGTGCAGGGCTTCCTCATCCCCAAG GGGACGACACTCATCACCAACCTGTCGTCAGTGCTAAAGGACGAGAAGGTCTGGAAGAAGCCCTTCCGCTTCTACCCCGAGCACTTCCTGGACGCCCAGGGCCACTTCGTCAAGCATGAGGCCTTCATGCCCTTCTCTGCAG GCCGCCGCGTCTGCCTCGGGGAGCCCCTGGCCCGCATGgagctcttcctcttcttcacctGCCTCCTGCAGCGCTTCAGCTTTTCAGTGCCTGCGGGGCAGCCCCGGCCCAGCGACCACGGGGTCTTCACCTTCCTGAAGGTTCCAGCCCCCTTCCAGCTCTGTGTGGAGCCTCGCTAG
- the CYP2D6 gene encoding cytochrome P450 2D6 isoform X1, producing MGLLTGDTLGPLAVAVAIFLLLVDLMHRRRRWATRYPPGPTPVPMVGNLLQMDFQEPICYFSQLQGRFGNVFSLELAWTPVVVLNGLEAVREALVHRSEDTADRPPMPIYDHLGLGPESQGLFLARYGRAWREQRRFSLSTLRNFGLGKKSLEQWVTEEASCLCAAFAEQAGRPFGPGALLNKAVGNVISSLTYGRRFEYDDPRLLQLLELTQQALKQDSGFLREALNSIPVLLHIPGLASKVFSAQKAFITLTNEMIQEHRKTRDPTQPPRHLIDAFVDEIEKAKGNPKTSFNEENLCMVTSDLFVAGMVSTSITLTWALLLMILHPDVQRRVQQEIDEVIGREQLPEMGDQTRMPFTVAVIHEVQRFGDIVPLGVPHMTSRDTEVQGFLIPKGTTLITNLSSVLKDEKVWKKPFRFYPEHFLDAQGHFVKHEAFMPFSAGRRVCLGEPLARMELFLFFTCLLQRFSFSVPAGQPRPSDHGVFTFLKVPAPFQLCVEPR from the exons ATGGGGCTGCTGACCGGGGACACGCTGGGGCCCCTGGCCGTAGCCGTGGCCATCTTCCTGCTCCTGGTAGACCTGATGCACCGGCGCAGGCGCTGGGCCACACGCTACCCGCCAGGCCCCACGCCAGTGCCCATGGTGGGCAACCTGCTGCAGATGGACTTCCAGGAACCAATCTGCTACTTCAGCCAG CTGCAGGGCCGCTTCGGAAACGTGTTCAGCCTGGAGCTGGCCTGGACGCCGGTGGTCGTGCTCAACGGCCTGGAGGCGGTGCGCGAGGCCCTGGTGCACCGCAGCGAGGACACTGCCGACCGCCCACCGATGCCGATCTATGACCACCTGGGTTTGGGGCCAGAATCCCAAG GGTTGTTCCTGGCGCGCTACGGGCGCGCGTGGCGCGAGCAGCGGCGCTTCTCGCTGTCCACCCTGCGCAACTTCGGCCTGGGCAAGAAGTCCCTGGAGCAGTGGGTGACCGAGGAGGCCTCGTGCCTCTGCGCGGCCTTCGCCGAGCAGGCGG GCCGCCCCTTCGGCCCCGGCGCGCTGCTGAACAAGGCGGTGGGCAACGTGATCTCGTCGCTCACCTACGGGCGCCGCTTCGAGTACGACGACCCGCGGCTGCTCCAGCTGCTGGAGCTCACCCAGCAGGCGCTGAAGCAGGACTCCGGCTTCCTGCGTGAG GCCCTGAACTCCATCCCCGTGCTCCTGCACATCCCGGGACTGGCCAGCAAGGTCTTCTCCGCGCAGAAGGCCTTCATAACCCTGACAAATGAAATGATCCAGGAGCACAGGAAGACCCGGgaccccacccagccaccccgaCACCTGATCGACGCCTTCGTGGATGAGATAGAAAAA GCCAAAGGGAACCCCAAGACCAGCTTCAATGAGGAGAACCTGTGCATGGTGACCTCTGACCTGTTCGTCGCTGGGATGGTGTCCACCTCAATCACGCTGACCTGGGCCCTCCTGCTCATGATCCTGCACCCGGACGTGCAGC GACGTGTCCAGCAGGAGATAGATGAGGTGATAGGGCGGGAGCAGCTACCAGAGATGGGAGACCAGACCCGTATGCCCTTCACCGTGGCCGTGATCCATGAGGTGCAGCGTTTTGGGGACATCGTCCCACTCGGTGTGCCCCACATGACGTCCCGAGACACTGAAGTGCAGGGCTTCCTCATCCCCAAG GGGACGACACTCATCACCAACCTGTCGTCAGTGCTAAAGGACGAGAAGGTCTGGAAGAAGCCCTTCCGCTTCTACCCCGAGCACTTCCTGGACGCCCAGGGCCACTTCGTCAAGCATGAGGCCTTCATGCCCTTCTCTGCAG GCCGCCGCGTCTGCCTCGGGGAGCCCCTGGCCCGCATGgagctcttcctcttcttcacctGCCTCCTGCAGCGCTTCAGCTTTTCAGTGCCTGCGGGGCAGCCCCGGCCCAGCGACCACGGGGTCTTCACCTTCCTGAAGGTTCCAGCCCCCTTCCAGCTCTGTGTGGAGCCTCGCTAG